Proteins found in one Methanomassiliicoccus sp. genomic segment:
- a CDS encoding GNAT family N-acetyltransferase, translating to MSMFARKGKDVTIRRMTAEDVEEVREAGQLAWSDLATQSVGRKFTYPKRSQKIIAAYLWKDPQGCLVAVEKGKIIGSAFCHVVGRVGWTGPLEVLPSYQDHGVGRRLLAGCEAHLLERGCSVIGLETLSNIPKNLHFYLTAGYRPEKTVVILERILRRNDVVTEGVSEIAPDAVGDISQYISPLSQRINPYLDYSMDAEVILRKELGKVYVLKEGESVQGCALLHTYHHGEESAYASIKTVLVDPSVPDHNQALDRLLAACEAGTLEAGKEKVMTRFAVSDTSLYMAMLSRTYLLKGANVRMIKKGEYNEVGNCNITSWAG from the coding sequence ATGAGCATGTTCGCACGAAAGGGAAAGGACGTCACCATCAGGAGGATGACCGCAGAGGACGTCGAGGAGGTACGGGAGGCCGGTCAGCTGGCCTGGTCAGACCTGGCCACGCAGTCGGTCGGTCGGAAGTTCACGTATCCTAAGCGGTCCCAGAAGATCATCGCGGCATACCTTTGGAAGGACCCCCAGGGCTGCCTGGTGGCCGTGGAGAAGGGTAAGATCATCGGCTCCGCCTTCTGCCATGTTGTGGGCAGGGTGGGCTGGACCGGCCCCCTGGAGGTCCTGCCCTCGTACCAGGACCACGGTGTCGGACGCCGTCTCCTGGCCGGGTGCGAGGCGCACCTGCTAGAGAGAGGCTGCTCGGTCATCGGGCTGGAGACCCTGTCCAACATACCGAAGAACCTGCACTTCTACCTGACCGCCGGGTACCGGCCGGAGAAGACCGTGGTCATCCTGGAAAGGATCTTGCGCCGCAACGATGTGGTCACAGAGGGCGTGTCGGAGATCGCCCCGGACGCCGTGGGCGATATCTCGCAGTACATATCTCCGCTCAGCCAGAGGATAAATCCCTATCTGGATTACAGCATGGACGCCGAGGTGATCTTGCGCAAGGAGCTGGGAAAGGTCTATGTCCTGAAGGAGGGGGAATCCGTCCAGGGCTGTGCCCTCCTTCACACCTATCATCACGGGGAGGAGAGCGCCTACGCGTCCATCAAGACCGTGCTGGTGGACCCGTCCGTTCCCGATCACAATCAGGCGCTGGACCGCCTCCTGGCCGCGTGCGAAGCAGGGACGCTGGAGGCAGGGAAGGAGAAGGTCATGACCCGCTTCGCGGTGAGCGACACCTCCCTATACATGGCCATGCTCTCCCGGACCTACCTTCTGAAGGGGGCCAACGTGCGCATGATCAAGAAGGGAGAGTACAACGAGGTGGGGAACTGTAACATAACCTCCTGGGCCGGTTAG
- a CDS encoding ABC transporter ATP-binding protein: MAISVTNLTKSFGDLKAVDGVSLSVPRGEIFGLLGPNGSGKTTLIHCLMGIYRFETGSIRVLDHDVPGQKKEVRRRTGFMPQDISIYQDLSPEENMLFYGRLYGLDDGSIRQRTHRLFEFLDLEEKRSVVSRTLSGGQRRRVSLGIALLPDPDLIILDEPTVGVDPLLRKQFWDHFQELRDQGKTILITTHITDEALRVDRVALMIRGKILALGRPGDLMEQEGVSSLEDLFLRFEGGA, translated from the coding sequence TTGGCCATCTCAGTGACCAACTTGACCAAGAGCTTCGGAGACCTCAAAGCGGTGGATGGTGTAAGCCTCTCTGTTCCTAGAGGGGAGATATTCGGACTGTTGGGCCCTAACGGTTCCGGAAAGACAACGCTCATCCACTGCCTCATGGGTATCTACCGGTTCGAGACCGGGAGCATCCGGGTCCTGGACCACGATGTTCCCGGCCAGAAGAAGGAGGTGCGGCGCCGGACGGGCTTCATGCCCCAGGATATCTCCATCTACCAGGACCTCAGCCCTGAGGAGAACATGCTCTTCTACGGCCGTCTTTACGGCCTTGATGACGGCTCCATCCGTCAGCGTACCCACCGCCTGTTCGAGTTTCTGGACCTCGAGGAAAAGCGCTCGGTGGTATCGAGGACGCTGTCAGGAGGTCAGCGGAGGAGGGTGTCCCTGGGCATCGCCCTCCTCCCGGACCCTGACCTTATCATATTGGACGAGCCCACTGTGGGGGTCGATCCCTTGCTACGCAAGCAGTTCTGGGACCACTTCCAGGAGCTGAGGGACCAGGGCAAGACCATCCTCATCACCACCCACATAACCGACGAAGCGCTGAGAGTGGACCGGGTGGCGCTCATGATACGCGGCAAGATCCTGGCCCTGGGGAGGCCTGGGGACCTCATGGAGCAGGAGGGGGTCAGCTCGCTGGAGGACCTCTTCCTGCGCTTCGAGGGAGGTGCCTGA
- a CDS encoding sigma 54-interacting transcriptional regulator: protein MSEKVDIQSEVDLRSITTTADILIPRDPLKRVIGQDEAVELARIAAKQRRHLLLVGPPGTGKSMIAQALALHLPKPREEVRIVHNPENPERPLVEVKREEEVGREKETRGSAEGELVEPTAAPVHVAERLGYRCRSCSSYSSPQERSCPSCGKSKAETGVQPGNPFGDLLGNLMESMASAAPGLNAGKEKVTTTRRRGDKEEVVVFERAGEKIRMLDQEALERRREVERQRPRKVIVPLERNPFVLATGASETELLGDVRHDPFGGHSSLGTQPYERVIPGAVHEAHEGVLFLDEISHLGPLQRYILTAMQERRAPISGRNPQSAGASVKVDSVPANFILVAACNIQDLEQVLSPLRSRISGDGYEVLVETSMPDDEINRARMAQFIAQEITTDGRIPHASRSAIDLIIKEARTRARMMDGKENALTLRLRELGGLIRAAGDLAVENGDTLIEESHVLAAQRRSRTAEEQIRDRYGTYMKGLGTDISSAQKEKSPYYFWNEHIKDDQAYH from the coding sequence ATGAGCGAAAAGGTGGACATCCAGTCGGAGGTGGACCTCAGGTCCATCACCACGACCGCGGATATCCTGATCCCTAGGGACCCTCTTAAAAGGGTCATCGGCCAGGACGAGGCGGTGGAGCTCGCACGTATAGCCGCCAAGCAGCGGAGGCATCTGCTCTTGGTGGGCCCACCGGGCACTGGTAAGTCCATGATCGCCCAGGCCTTGGCACTGCATCTCCCCAAGCCCCGAGAGGAGGTTCGCATTGTCCATAACCCCGAGAACCCTGAGAGGCCGCTGGTGGAGGTCAAGAGGGAGGAGGAGGTGGGCCGGGAGAAGGAGACCAGAGGATCGGCGGAGGGAGAGCTCGTAGAGCCCACTGCCGCCCCCGTCCATGTCGCCGAACGCCTGGGATACCGATGCCGTTCATGCTCCTCCTATTCCAGCCCTCAGGAGCGTTCATGCCCCAGCTGCGGGAAGAGCAAGGCGGAAACGGGCGTTCAGCCGGGAAACCCCTTCGGGGACCTCCTGGGAAACCTCATGGAGTCCATGGCCAGCGCTGCGCCTGGCCTGAACGCGGGAAAGGAAAAGGTGACCACCACCAGGAGGCGGGGCGACAAAGAAGAGGTGGTGGTGTTCGAGCGCGCCGGGGAAAAGATCAGGATGCTGGACCAGGAAGCATTGGAGCGCCGCCGGGAGGTGGAGCGCCAGCGGCCCCGGAAGGTGATCGTGCCCCTGGAACGGAACCCTTTCGTTCTGGCCACCGGGGCCTCGGAGACCGAGCTTCTAGGTGACGTGCGTCATGACCCCTTCGGGGGACACTCCTCCCTGGGAACACAGCCCTACGAGCGGGTCATTCCAGGCGCCGTGCATGAGGCCCATGAGGGCGTTCTGTTCCTGGACGAGATATCCCATCTCGGACCACTGCAGAGGTACATCCTCACCGCCATGCAGGAAAGGCGGGCCCCCATCTCCGGCCGCAACCCTCAGTCGGCCGGCGCTTCCGTCAAGGTCGATTCCGTCCCCGCCAACTTCATCCTCGTGGCGGCCTGCAACATCCAGGACCTGGAGCAGGTCCTCTCTCCTCTGCGATCGCGTATCTCCGGCGATGGGTACGAGGTCCTCGTGGAGACCTCCATGCCCGATGACGAAATCAACAGGGCACGCATGGCCCAGTTCATCGCCCAGGAGATAACCACGGACGGCCGCATACCTCATGCCTCAAGATCGGCCATAGATCTCATTATCAAGGAGGCCCGGACCAGGGCCCGGATGATGGACGGGAAGGAGAACGCCCTGACCCTGCGACTTAGGGAATTGGGCGGCCTCATCCGTGCCGCCGGTGACCTGGCCGTGGAGAACGGCGATACCCTGATCGAGGAGAGTCATGTGCTCGCAGCCCAGAGGCGCAGCCGGACGGCGGAGGAGCAGATCCGCGACCGCTACGGGACCTACATGAAGGGTCTGGGAACGGACATATCCTCGGCGCAGAAGGAGAAATCGCCCTACTACTTCTGGAACGAGCACATCAAGGACGACCAGGCCTACCATTGA
- the tpiA gene encoding triose-phosphate isomerase: MRTPVIIVNFKAYAEVEGERSVHLATACQEVSDETGVSFAVCPPITEISAVAKAVSIPVMAQHMDPRKPGAATGWTTPELIKAAGAQGTLLNHSERRMVLADLALAILMAKEKGLECCVCTDTEATSAAAASLGPEFIAVEPPELIGGDVSVTDARPEVVSEAVAAVRRVDEGIKVLCGAGVKTGKDVAKAVELGASGVLLASGVVKAKEPGRVLLDLVQFL, encoded by the coding sequence ATGCGAACTCCGGTCATAATAGTGAACTTCAAGGCCTATGCCGAGGTGGAGGGAGAGCGTTCCGTCCACCTGGCGACGGCCTGCCAGGAGGTCTCGGATGAGACGGGGGTGAGCTTCGCGGTCTGCCCTCCCATTACAGAGATATCGGCTGTGGCCAAAGCCGTCAGCATTCCTGTGATGGCCCAGCACATGGACCCCCGGAAGCCCGGGGCGGCCACGGGATGGACGACCCCTGAGCTGATCAAGGCAGCGGGGGCCCAGGGCACTCTTCTGAACCACTCCGAGCGCCGCATGGTGCTCGCTGACCTGGCGTTAGCCATACTGATGGCAAAGGAGAAGGGGCTGGAATGCTGCGTGTGCACGGACACCGAGGCCACCTCGGCCGCTGCCGCCTCCCTCGGCCCCGAGTTCATCGCGGTGGAGCCTCCCGAGCTGATCGGGGGCGATGTATCAGTGACCGATGCCAGACCTGAGGTCGTGAGCGAGGCGGTGGCCGCGGTACGCCGTGTTGACGAAGGCATAAAGGTCCTGTGCGGGGCCGGCGTGAAGACCGGCAAGGACGTGGCCAAGGCGGTGGAGCTGGGGGCGTCAGGTGTACTCCTGGCATCCGGCGTGGTCAAGGCCAAGGAACCGGGCAGGGTCCTCCTGGACCTCGTTCAGTTCCTCTGA
- a CDS encoding GNAT family N-acetyltransferase yields MGGRDIDAALYLRTFNPDDLASVYELACSTLSERYDPNLFTSVSSAWPQGFLVVDGGGDIKAFLLGIMTTSVHARVLMLTVVPEMRRHGIGTMLMTKFLDEAKRKGAKVLTLEVRKGNIQALEFYSRFNFMLIGEIKGYYNDGEDALQLQLYV; encoded by the coding sequence TTGGGAGGAAGGGACATTGACGCGGCATTGTACCTCCGAACGTTCAACCCAGACGACCTGGCCTCTGTGTATGAACTCGCGTGCTCCACCCTCAGTGAGCGCTACGACCCCAATCTCTTCACTAGCGTGTCCTCCGCCTGGCCACAAGGATTCTTGGTCGTGGACGGCGGAGGCGACATAAAGGCCTTCCTTCTGGGCATAATGACCACATCGGTCCATGCCCGGGTTCTGATGCTGACGGTGGTGCCGGAGATGCGCCGCCATGGGATAGGGACAATGCTCATGACCAAGTTCCTGGACGAGGCCAAGAGGAAGGGCGCCAAGGTGCTGACCCTGGAGGTACGCAAGGGTAACATCCAGGCGCTGGAGTTCTACAGCAGGTTCAACTTCATGCTGATAGGCGAGATCAAGGGCTACTACAATGATGGAGAGGACGCCCTGCAGCTGCAGCTGTACGTCTGA
- the larB gene encoding nickel pincer cofactor biosynthesis protein LarB, which produces MTARDVLERYRDGELTIEEAERQLRLDYVVRIREHTLFDTRRSCRKGIPEIIYGQSKSPEEVAEIVSEVIRETDRVLVSRADEHHYEAVCRAVGEGMVSYIRPAAMLRVEREQAMASRGRIGILAAGTSDLRAAEEARTVAEAMGVEVMVARDVGIAAFHRFLDPLVAMLEAGVDALVVVAGMEGALASVVSSLADVPVIGVPTSVGYGAGGEGKAALVSMLQSCSPGLTVVNIDNGIGAGATAALISLRCRR; this is translated from the coding sequence ATGACCGCCCGGGATGTTCTGGAACGATACAGGGACGGGGAGCTGACCATTGAAGAGGCTGAACGTCAGCTGCGATTGGACTACGTGGTTCGCATCCGCGAGCACACGTTGTTCGACACCCGGCGCTCCTGTCGTAAGGGCATCCCTGAGATAATCTATGGACAGAGCAAGAGCCCCGAGGAGGTGGCGGAGATTGTGAGCGAGGTCATCAGAGAAACGGACCGCGTCCTTGTATCCCGAGCGGACGAGCATCATTATGAGGCGGTGTGCAGGGCAGTGGGCGAGGGCATGGTATCCTACATTCGGCCGGCTGCCATGCTACGGGTGGAGCGAGAACAGGCGATGGCATCGAGAGGCAGGATAGGCATCCTGGCGGCCGGTACCTCGGACCTGCGGGCCGCTGAGGAGGCGAGGACGGTGGCGGAGGCCATGGGAGTAGAGGTCATGGTCGCCAGGGATGTGGGCATCGCGGCCTTCCATCGCTTCTTAGACCCCTTGGTGGCCATGCTGGAGGCGGGGGTGGACGCCCTGGTGGTGGTGGCCGGTATGGAAGGTGCATTGGCATCGGTCGTCTCCTCCCTTGCCGACGTTCCCGTGATAGGGGTGCCCACCTCCGTCGGCTATGGTGCGGGAGGGGAGGGCAAGGCAGCACTGGTCTCCATGCTGCAATCATGCTCTCCGGGACTCACCGTCGTGAACATAGACAACGGCATAGGGGCGGGGGCGACGGCTGCCCTTATCAGCCTGAGGTGCCGGCGGTGA
- a CDS encoding hemerythrin domain-containing protein translates to MSLTLTMLSFDHGILRQVLDVLSDLATENAFDRFRPEMEEVSEFLFDFMDRYHHGREEIVVFPISSEGASELPATIDELIREHRRASELAQNIAAALHARDNESLRENCLELVAHMRDHIKEEEDVVFPKLEILLAGDKDFDAFERSQSYVKDNFGEFYPRDMEEFANRFQDAVWGKGVIKFSAFKD, encoded by the coding sequence ATGAGCCTAACCTTGACCATGCTGTCCTTCGACCATGGCATCCTAAGACAGGTGCTGGACGTCCTGTCCGACCTGGCCACGGAGAACGCTTTCGACCGCTTCCGACCGGAAATGGAGGAGGTAAGCGAGTTCCTGTTCGATTTCATGGACCGATACCATCATGGGCGGGAGGAGATCGTCGTGTTCCCGATATCCTCAGAAGGGGCCTCCGAGCTTCCGGCAACGATCGACGAGCTCATCCGGGAGCATCGGAGGGCGTCGGAGCTGGCCCAGAACATCGCTGCCGCCCTGCACGCCCGTGACAACGAGTCATTGAGGGAGAACTGCCTGGAGCTGGTCGCTCACATGCGGGACCACATCAAAGAAGAGGAGGACGTGGTGTTCCCCAAGCTGGAGATCCTTCTGGCAGGGGATAAGGACTTTGACGCCTTCGAGAGGTCCCAGTCCTATGTGAAGGACAATTTCGGAGAGTTCTACCCTCGCGACATGGAGGAGTTCGCTAATCGCTTCCAGGATGCGGTCTGGGGGAAGGGTGTGATCAAGTTCAGCGCCTTTAAGGACTGA
- a CDS encoding radical SAM protein, with product MSDLDAFTDGGRTSFVRKMCSTALSPSRLPGLDHALNPYTRCGHDCAYCYAPYVMRTSPLEWGKEIVAKVNIPQVLAKELPRRQGVIGLGTVTDPYQPLEAETLLTRRCLEEIVKASARVSVLTKSDLVLRDRDILKRIRGAEVGITVNTISDDRAGIFEANAPPPSRRMRAARCLVDEGIDTYVFLGPIIPTITDHDLEGLVQGIASSGVRSAMIDRLNLRPGMKTRMCRRLAERSPSSLIEFDARVESDAYYSEIIAMLESMLREAGIRTAAAF from the coding sequence ATGTCTGACCTCGATGCGTTCACGGATGGGGGACGGACCAGCTTCGTTCGGAAGATGTGCTCCACCGCCCTGTCCCCCTCGAGACTTCCTGGCCTCGACCATGCTCTGAACCCATACACCCGCTGCGGTCACGACTGCGCCTACTGCTACGCCCCCTATGTCATGCGGACATCGCCCTTGGAATGGGGCAAAGAGATCGTAGCCAAGGTCAACATACCCCAGGTCCTGGCCAAGGAGCTGCCCCGCCGCCAGGGGGTCATCGGTCTGGGCACCGTCACCGATCCCTATCAGCCCTTGGAGGCGGAGACCCTCCTCACGCGTCGATGCCTGGAGGAGATCGTAAAGGCTAGTGCCAGAGTGTCTGTGCTGACCAAGTCGGACCTCGTTCTGAGGGACCGTGACATCCTTAAGAGGATAAGGGGCGCGGAGGTGGGAATCACAGTCAACACCATCTCCGATGATAGGGCAGGAATATTCGAGGCCAACGCCCCACCCCCCTCCCGGAGGATGAGGGCAGCCCGGTGCCTCGTAGACGAGGGCATCGACACCTATGTGTTCTTGGGACCCATCATTCCCACCATCACCGATCACGACCTCGAAGGACTGGTACAAGGAATAGCCTCTTCAGGGGTGAGGTCGGCCATGATCGACCGCCTGAACCTGAGACCAGGGATGAAGACGCGCATGTGCCGGAGGTTGGCCGAAAGATCGCCCTCCTCTCTCATCGAGTTCGACGCTCGCGTAGAAAGCGATGCCTACTACTCGGAGATCATAGCTATGCTGGAGAGCATGCTGAGGGAGGCCGGGATCCGCACCGCGGCGGCGTTCTGA
- a CDS encoding ABC transporter permease → MRPALAIGLRVIRQLTRDRRTIGMILIVPLVITLLFGYALQGETQHNPVIVVNEGAETPLKSKFVEELRADDKVDVVDVSGDMNASWDRIRAREVSALVVLPSELSTDVPSPPFNITLLVYADEAEPSVRASVMAAVSAALGRTVQDSALPVQLSVETRPVWGEGELSGLDVSLPGVIGFIIMFLVLLLSVLLLVREDLEGTKVRFYAAPINRWQMMSGYVLGMTFFGVLISLVVLTVSIVVFGATVRGDILLVIGFVILFSIGTIMLAILLSRLARNEFQAVQLAPMIAIPSIALSGFLVPIQTLPVELQYIAAFIPLTYAIDGLKTIMLRGGGFGDITLDFAALVIYVVLAFAGAVLSSKETVA, encoded by the coding sequence ATGCGCCCGGCCTTGGCCATCGGCCTGAGGGTCATAAGGCAGCTCACCAGGGACAGGCGCACCATCGGGATGATACTGATCGTACCGCTGGTCATCACCCTTCTCTTCGGTTACGCCCTACAGGGGGAGACCCAGCACAATCCTGTGATCGTCGTCAACGAGGGGGCGGAAACGCCACTGAAGTCCAAGTTCGTGGAGGAGCTGCGAGCCGATGATAAGGTGGACGTGGTGGATGTCTCCGGCGACATGAACGCCTCCTGGGATAGGATACGGGCCCGGGAGGTGAGCGCCCTGGTGGTGCTGCCCTCCGAGCTCAGCACCGATGTTCCCAGCCCTCCGTTCAACATTACCCTCTTGGTATACGCGGACGAGGCCGAGCCTTCGGTAAGGGCCAGCGTCATGGCTGCGGTGAGCGCGGCCTTGGGCAGGACGGTCCAGGATTCAGCCCTCCCCGTGCAGCTGTCGGTGGAAACCCGCCCGGTGTGGGGCGAGGGGGAGCTTTCCGGCCTGGACGTTTCCCTCCCCGGGGTCATCGGCTTCATCATCATGTTCCTGGTGCTGCTGCTCTCAGTCCTTCTGCTGGTGAGGGAGGACCTGGAGGGGACCAAGGTGAGGTTCTACGCCGCTCCCATCAACCGCTGGCAGATGATGTCCGGGTATGTTCTGGGTATGACCTTCTTCGGTGTCCTCATCTCCCTGGTCGTGCTCACCGTGTCCATCGTGGTGTTCGGGGCGACGGTCCGGGGAGACATCTTGCTTGTCATAGGCTTCGTCATCCTGTTCTCCATCGGCACCATAATGCTTGCCATCCTCCTCTCGCGGCTTGCCAGGAACGAGTTCCAGGCTGTGCAGCTGGCGCCCATGATAGCCATCCCCTCCATCGCCCTGTCGGGCTTCCTGGTGCCTATCCAGACCCTGCCGGTGGAGCTGCAGTACATAGCCGCGTTCATCCCCCTGACCTATGCCATCGACGGGCTGAAGACCATCATGCTGCGCGGCGGTGGCTTTGGCGATATAACGCTGGATTTCGCGGCCCTGGTGATATACGTGGTCCTGGCCTTCGCGGGGGCGGTCCTCTCCTCCAAGGAGACGGTGGCCTGA
- a CDS encoding DNA primase, with protein MNIDPSTTKYMIKAKLQADGIVEKPDVVGAIFGQTEGLLGDELDLRDLQKSGRIGRIEVEVSSKQGKSDGEVLIPSSLDQVETVILASALETIDRVGPCKAKINILSIEDVRITKRSKIIERARELLTELIKQSKTTGIDLTESVRQSVQTEEIVNYGKERLPAGPNVADSDAIIVVEGRSDVLNLLKSGIKNAIAVEGTNVPKTVMDLSKERVITAFVDGDRGGELILRELFQVAEVDFVARAPRGMEVEELTQKQIMKCLRNKIPGEQFMEMYGMSGDNGKTAPEAREERAPKELPKEREQREEPQPEPKVQERPQERQQERPHREPRERKGREQREPKEVREPVKELPPTEPVAELPEKAIETTPEPEPVEDVPTKNLSDAQTQFKTMINELSTTSKARILDSAGELIKEVPVRELVNTLKTNVKGVGAVVFDGIITQRILDIAADNKIATIVGTKMGNITKQPTAVEVWTKEDLNE; from the coding sequence ATGAACATAGATCCTAGCACTACCAAATACATGATCAAGGCCAAACTGCAGGCTGATGGCATAGTGGAGAAGCCGGACGTGGTAGGGGCGATCTTCGGCCAGACCGAAGGGCTCCTGGGCGACGAGCTGGACCTCAGGGACCTGCAGAAGAGCGGCCGCATCGGACGCATCGAGGTCGAGGTTAGCTCCAAACAAGGCAAGTCCGACGGCGAGGTCCTCATACCCTCCAGCCTCGATCAGGTGGAGACCGTCATACTGGCCTCGGCGCTGGAGACCATCGACCGGGTGGGGCCGTGCAAGGCCAAGATCAATATCCTCAGCATAGAGGATGTCCGCATCACCAAGAGGTCAAAGATAATCGAGAGGGCGAGGGAACTGCTCACCGAGCTTATCAAGCAGTCCAAGACCACCGGCATCGACCTCACCGAGAGCGTTCGCCAGAGCGTGCAGACCGAGGAGATAGTGAACTATGGCAAGGAGCGCCTCCCCGCCGGACCTAACGTCGCCGACAGCGACGCCATCATAGTAGTGGAGGGGAGATCGGACGTTCTGAACCTCCTCAAGTCAGGCATAAAGAACGCCATCGCCGTGGAGGGCACCAACGTTCCCAAGACCGTAATGGACCTGAGCAAGGAAAGGGTCATCACCGCCTTCGTGGACGGGGACCGTGGGGGAGAGCTGATCCTCCGGGAACTGTTCCAGGTCGCAGAGGTGGACTTCGTCGCCCGCGCCCCCCGGGGTATGGAGGTCGAGGAGCTGACCCAGAAGCAGATCATGAAGTGCCTCCGCAACAAGATCCCCGGTGAGCAGTTCATGGAGATGTACGGCATGTCCGGGGATAACGGAAAGACGGCCCCGGAAGCACGTGAGGAACGCGCCCCCAAGGAACTGCCTAAGGAGAGGGAGCAGCGCGAAGAGCCGCAGCCGGAGCCGAAGGTACAAGAGCGGCCTCAGGAGCGGCAGCAGGAGCGTCCCCACCGTGAGCCCCGGGAGCGCAAGGGCAGAGAGCAGCGTGAGCCCAAGGAGGTCCGTGAACCGGTGAAGGAGCTGCCACCCACCGAGCCAGTGGCGGAGCTACCGGAGAAGGCCATCGAGACGACGCCCGAGCCTGAGCCGGTAGAGGATGTCCCCACCAAGAACCTCTCGGACGCCCAGACCCAGTTCAAGACCATGATAAACGAACTGTCCACGACCTCAAAGGCGCGTATCCTGGACTCAGCAGGCGAGCTCATAAAGGAGGTCCCCGTCAGAGAGCTGGTCAACACCCTCAAGACCAACGTCAAGGGAGTGGGCGCCGTGGTGTTCGACGGTATCATCACGCAGAGGATACTGGACATCGCCGCGGACAACAAGATCGCCACCATCGTAGGCACCAAGATGGGCAACATCACCAAACAGCCTACCGCGGTAGAGGTCTGGACCAAGGAAGACCTGAACGAATGA
- a CDS encoding MoaD/ThiS family protein, whose product MRIKIVQGQEVQAMDVPEGSSPLDIIGQLALSPDAFLVLRGRTPIPLDEVLTEGDSVRFIKVASGG is encoded by the coding sequence ATGCGGATCAAGATAGTTCAAGGCCAAGAGGTGCAGGCGATGGACGTCCCGGAGGGCTCCAGTCCCCTGGACATCATTGGACAGCTCGCCCTGAGCCCTGATGCCTTCCTGGTGCTGAGGGGGAGAACCCCTATTCCCTTGGACGAGGTACTGACCGAGGGCGATTCCGTCAGGTTCATAAAGGTGGCCTCGGGAGGGTGA
- the larE gene encoding ATP-dependent sacrificial sulfur transferase LarE — protein MNSEVGELDDLRAILRRMGRAAVAYSGGADSTFLLRIAQEELPGEVLAVIVDCQVMPTGMVGEAVENARQMGVDTVVARMDIRAIPGLTENGKDRCYLCKRAILQNIISVARTRGFDIVMDGSHSGDRDDDRPGRRALKELGIRSPLTEAGFSKDDVRRFSEHLGLSTARKPANPCLATRIPFNVPITEEMLRQVEEAEKAVADLGIEVLRVRHHGSVARIEVLPLDMPKLLSSREILVSRLRELGFTYVDLDLQGYRAGSMGEVLGRQS, from the coding sequence GTGAACAGCGAGGTGGGCGAGCTCGACGATCTCAGGGCCATATTGCGAAGGATGGGGAGAGCGGCGGTCGCATACTCCGGCGGAGCGGACAGCACCTTCTTACTGAGGATCGCCCAGGAAGAGCTTCCAGGTGAGGTCCTGGCGGTGATCGTCGACTGCCAGGTCATGCCCACGGGCATGGTCGGGGAGGCCGTCGAAAATGCCCGTCAGATGGGCGTGGACACCGTGGTAGCACGAATGGACATCCGAGCGATACCAGGTCTAACAGAGAACGGCAAGGACCGCTGTTACCTATGCAAGAGGGCGATCCTTCAAAACATAATATCCGTGGCCAGAACACGGGGGTTCGATATCGTCATGGACGGGAGCCACTCGGGAGACCGTGACGATGACAGGCCAGGAAGGAGGGCGCTCAAGGAGCTAGGCATCAGGTCCCCCCTGACGGAAGCTGGGTTCAGCAAGGACGATGTGCGGCGCTTCTCCGAGCACTTGGGGCTGTCCACCGCCCGAAAGCCCGCCAACCCCTGCCTGGCGACCCGCATCCCCTTCAACGTTCCCATCACCGAGGAGATGCTGCGGCAGGTGGAGGAGGCCGAAAAGGCGGTGGCCGATCTGGGCATAGAGGTGCTAAGGGTCCGTCATCACGGCAGCGTGGCACGCATCGAGGTCCTTCCGCTTGACATGCCCAAGCTGCTTTCCTCGCGCGAGATCCTCGTATCCAGGCTCCGTGAGCTGGGTTTCACCTACGTGGACCTTGACCTCCAAGGCTACCGCGCTGGCAGCATGGGCGAAGTGTTGGGACGTCAAAGCTGA